A window of Raineyella sp. W15-4 contains these coding sequences:
- a CDS encoding ABC transporter ATP-binding protein — protein sequence MALISVSGLRKSYGPREILHGIDLRVEEGQIVGIVGPNGAGKTTTVECIGGLRRRDGGTVDVAGIDPADGDPALRRILGMQLQQCRLPAKITAAEALDLFGAFYPQPRPTGELLERFGLTAQRDRRFEQLSGGQQQRLSVALALIGRPRIAILDELTTGLDPAARRDIWTYLDRLTAEGTTILLVTHSMEEAQHLCDRVTIIDDGRVVAEGTPDALAQQGGDQLTSFVPDPTVPLDLLRDLPGVRTVTEEQGRVQVHGDAASPQTVLTTLIAHGITAGQLRVTGPSLDDAYLRATDPTPGSPTRETRR from the coding sequence ATGGCATTGATCAGCGTCTCCGGACTCCGCAAGTCGTACGGGCCCCGGGAGATCCTGCACGGGATCGACCTGCGGGTCGAGGAGGGCCAGATCGTCGGGATCGTCGGGCCGAACGGCGCCGGCAAGACCACCACCGTCGAATGCATCGGCGGCCTGCGCCGGCGGGACGGCGGGACGGTCGACGTGGCCGGGATCGATCCCGCCGACGGCGATCCGGCGCTGCGCCGGATCCTCGGCATGCAGCTCCAGCAGTGCAGGCTGCCGGCGAAGATCACCGCCGCGGAGGCCCTCGACCTCTTCGGCGCGTTCTACCCGCAGCCGCGACCGACCGGCGAGCTGCTGGAACGGTTCGGTCTCACCGCCCAGCGCGACCGACGCTTCGAACAGCTGTCCGGCGGCCAGCAACAGCGGCTGTCGGTGGCCCTGGCCCTGATCGGCCGACCCCGGATCGCGATCCTCGACGAACTCACCACCGGGCTGGACCCCGCGGCCCGCCGCGACATCTGGACCTATCTCGACCGGCTCACCGCCGAGGGCACCACGATCCTGCTGGTCACCCACTCGATGGAGGAGGCCCAGCACCTGTGCGACCGGGTGACCATCATCGACGACGGCCGGGTGGTGGCCGAGGGCACCCCCGACGCGCTGGCCCAGCAGGGCGGCGACCAGCTCACCAGCTTCGTCCCCGACCCGACGGTGCCGCTCGACCTGCTGCGCGACCTGCCCGGGGTCCGGACCGTCACCGAGGAGCAGGGCCGGGTGCAGGTGCACGGCGACGCGGCCAGTCCGCAGACCGTCCTCACCACGCTGATCGCGCACGGCATCACCGCCGGGCAGCTCCGGGTCACCGGTCCCAGCCTGGACGACGCCTACCTGCGGGCCACCGACCCGACACCAGGATCACCGACCCGAGAGACACGGAGATGA
- the msrA gene encoding peptide-methionine (S)-S-oxide reductase MsrA — MFLFQRPAPTMVTREQALPGRTQRILPSPAPDNLVFGVPDDATPPGSEIGYFALGCFWGEEKMFWGTDGVTNTAVGYQGGFTPNPTYDEVCTGRTGHAETVRVAYDPDRVTYEALVRQFFEAHDPTQGYRQGNDVGTQYRSALFPVSDAQEEVAHRLLDAYAEAYATAGYGAITTEITRLDAATGEPAFWYAEDYHQQYLIKNPHGYCPVHSTGVTCG, encoded by the coding sequence ATGTTCCTCTTCCAGCGGCCGGCGCCGACCATGGTCACCCGCGAGCAGGCGCTCCCGGGGCGTACGCAGCGGATCCTGCCCTCCCCCGCCCCGGACAACCTGGTGTTCGGCGTGCCGGACGACGCCACGCCGCCGGGCTCGGAGATCGGCTACTTCGCGCTGGGCTGTTTCTGGGGTGAGGAGAAGATGTTCTGGGGCACCGACGGCGTCACCAACACGGCGGTCGGCTACCAGGGCGGCTTCACCCCGAACCCGACGTACGACGAGGTCTGCACCGGCCGGACCGGCCATGCCGAGACCGTCCGGGTCGCGTACGACCCGGACCGGGTGACGTACGAGGCGCTGGTGCGGCAGTTCTTCGAGGCCCACGACCCGACCCAGGGCTACCGGCAGGGCAACGACGTCGGCACCCAGTACCGTTCCGCGCTCTTCCCCGTCTCCGACGCCCAGGAGGAGGTGGCCCACCGGCTGCTGGACGCGTACGCCGAGGCGTACGCGACGGCGGGGTACGGCGCGATCACCACCGAGATCACCCGCCTCGACGCCGCGACCGGCGAGCCGGCCTTCTGGTATGCCGAGGACTACCACCAGCAGTACCTGATCAAGAACCCACACGGTTACTGCCCGGTCCACTCGACCGGGGTGACCTGCGGCTGA
- the pntB gene encoding Re/Si-specific NAD(P)(+) transhydrogenase subunit beta, with protein MQLTSMVPAAYIIAAVLFVLALAGLSRHETARIGNVAGMLGMFIALGGVITQAVTSAPRGFWITALLIGSAMLIGAVIGTWRAWTVEMTGMPQLIAMLHSFVGLAAVLVGFNSFLAVDADRSAAHLIEVFVGVLIGAYTFTGSLVAFGKLSGRLKSKPLMIPGRNLVNLAIGVVCVGLGVWFVLIPSLLPLLLMTVLGLALGWHMVASIGGGDMPVVVSMLNSYSGWAAAAAGFMLGNDLLIVTGALVGSSGAILSYIMCKAMNRSFVSVILGGFGEGTKSGGEARDYGDYRETSAVEVASELTEARSVVITPGYGMAVAQAQYPVAELTQKLRDRGVQVRFGIHPVAGRLPGHMNVLLAEAKVPYDIVLEMDEINEDFDDTDVVLVIGANDTVNPAALDEPDSPIAGMPVLEVWKAKEVVVFKRSMNPGYAGVQNPLFFRDNTRMLFGDAKQRVQDIIAALGAEAEPRALSPAQR; from the coding sequence ATGCAACTCACCTCGATGGTGCCGGCCGCGTACATCATCGCAGCCGTCCTCTTCGTCCTCGCGCTGGCCGGCCTGTCCCGCCACGAGACCGCCCGGATCGGCAATGTCGCCGGCATGCTGGGCATGTTCATCGCCCTGGGCGGGGTGATCACCCAGGCGGTGACCTCGGCTCCTCGCGGCTTCTGGATCACCGCGCTGCTGATCGGCTCGGCGATGCTCATCGGTGCGGTGATCGGCACCTGGCGCGCCTGGACGGTCGAGATGACCGGCATGCCCCAGCTGATCGCCATGCTGCACTCCTTCGTCGGCCTGGCCGCCGTGCTGGTCGGCTTCAACTCCTTCCTGGCGGTGGACGCCGACCGTTCGGCCGCGCACCTGATCGAGGTGTTCGTCGGGGTGCTGATCGGCGCCTACACGTTCACCGGGTCGCTGGTGGCGTTCGGCAAGCTGAGCGGCCGGCTGAAGTCCAAGCCGCTGATGATCCCCGGACGCAACCTGGTCAACCTCGCCATCGGCGTGGTGTGCGTCGGTCTGGGCGTCTGGTTCGTGCTGATCCCCAGCCTGCTGCCGCTGCTGCTGATGACGGTGCTCGGTCTGGCGCTCGGCTGGCACATGGTGGCGTCGATCGGCGGCGGCGACATGCCCGTCGTGGTGTCGATGCTGAACTCCTACTCCGGGTGGGCGGCGGCCGCCGCCGGCTTCATGCTCGGCAATGACCTGCTGATCGTCACCGGCGCCCTGGTCGGCTCCTCCGGTGCCATCCTGTCCTACATCATGTGCAAGGCGATGAACCGGTCCTTCGTCTCGGTCATCCTCGGCGGCTTCGGCGAGGGCACCAAGAGCGGCGGGGAGGCCCGCGACTACGGCGACTACCGTGAGACGAGCGCCGTCGAGGTCGCCAGCGAACTGACCGAGGCCAGGTCGGTGGTGATCACCCCCGGGTACGGCATGGCCGTCGCCCAGGCCCAGTACCCGGTGGCCGAGCTCACCCAGAAGCTGCGGGACCGGGGTGTCCAGGTGCGGTTCGGCATCCATCCGGTCGCCGGCCGGCTGCCTGGCCACATGAACGTGCTGCTGGCGGAGGCCAAGGTGCCGTACGACATCGTGCTGGAGATGGACGAGATCAACGAGGACTTCGACGACACCGATGTAGTGCTGGTGATCGGTGCCAACGACACGGTCAACCCGGCGGCGCTCGACGAACCCGACTCCCCGATCGCCGGCATGCCGGTGCTGGAGGTGTGGAAGGCCAAGGAGGTCGTGGTGTTCAAGCGGTCGATGAACCCCGGCTACGCCGGCGTGCAGAACCCGCTGTTCTTCCGCGACAACACCCGGATGCTGTTCGGCGATGCCAAGCAGCGCGTGCAGGACATCATCGCGGCGCTCGGCGCGGAGGCCGAGCCCCGCGCACTGAGCCCGGCACAACGCTGA
- a CDS encoding sensor histidine kinase produces the protein MTDQPRAVAPALRDGTTSGDGLTSGDGTTSAVEQVLRILPLGLLALGLAFSVALRGLIVRDTEMPLILALTGVLVAYRLPLALGRVDLRIRRIGFWLGVPVTLALIVLSPLYGLYAFLAYIEGPVLFRGWQAWASLVVGAALSALSQMGGPRSGFASLGIYLLFLAANLLIAGLMGVLEMRRVRNIGILQRTVRDLRAAEERNALLQEQLLTQAREAGVQDERARLSREIHDTVAQSLVGIITQLEAAEDTADAAEHRARIRRAADTAHDALGEARRAVRALASPRLDSDTLPVALGDLVAQVRGSTGLDARFVLDGSPVPGRWDAGLLRVCQEALTNVARHAAATRVTVTLTYQPDEVRLDIRDDGRGFDPAAPTVGNGLRGMRQRIGELGGSLDLEIAGGCTVSAAVPR, from the coding sequence ATGACCGACCAGCCGCGGGCAGTGGCCCCGGCGCTCCGTGACGGGACGACTTCCGGAGACGGGCTGACCTCGGGGGACGGGACGACCTCCGCGGTCGAGCAGGTGCTGCGGATCCTGCCGCTGGGGTTGCTCGCGCTCGGCCTGGCGTTCAGTGTGGCGTTGCGCGGCCTGATCGTGCGCGACACCGAGATGCCGCTCATCCTCGCGCTCACCGGGGTGTTGGTCGCCTACCGGCTGCCGCTGGCCCTCGGTAGGGTCGACCTCCGGATCCGGCGGATCGGCTTCTGGCTCGGCGTTCCGGTCACCCTGGCGCTGATTGTCCTGTCACCGCTGTACGGGCTGTACGCCTTCCTCGCCTATATCGAGGGCCCGGTGCTGTTCCGCGGCTGGCAGGCGTGGGCCTCGCTGGTGGTGGGCGCCGCGCTGTCCGCACTGTCCCAGATGGGCGGGCCGCGCTCCGGCTTCGCCTCGCTCGGCATCTACCTGCTGTTCCTGGCCGCCAACCTGCTGATCGCCGGTCTGATGGGGGTGCTGGAGATGCGCCGGGTCCGCAACATCGGGATCCTGCAGCGCACCGTACGCGACCTGCGCGCGGCCGAGGAGCGCAATGCGCTGCTGCAGGAGCAGCTGCTCACCCAGGCCCGCGAGGCCGGTGTCCAGGACGAGCGGGCCCGGCTGTCGCGGGAGATCCACGACACGGTCGCGCAGAGCCTGGTCGGGATCATCACCCAGCTCGAGGCCGCCGAGGACACCGCCGACGCGGCCGAGCACCGGGCCCGGATCCGGCGCGCCGCCGACACCGCCCACGACGCCCTCGGGGAGGCCCGGCGGGCGGTGCGCGCTCTGGCGTCCCCCCGCCTGGACTCCGACACCCTGCCGGTCGCGCTGGGGGATCTGGTGGCCCAGGTCCGCGGGTCGACCGGGCTGGACGCCCGGTTCGTCCTCGACGGGAGCCCGGTGCCGGGACGCTGGGACGCCGGGCTGCTCCGGGTCTGCCAGGAGGCCCTGACCAACGTCGCCCGGCACGCCGCCGCGACCCGGGTCACGGTCACCCTCACCTACCAGCCTGACGAGGTGCGGCTGGACATCCGCGACGACGGCAGGGGTTTCGATCCGGCCGCCCCCACGGTGGGCAACGGACTGCGCGGGATGCGGCAGCGGATCGGCGAGCTGGGTGGCAGCCTCGACCTGGAGATCGCCGGCGGCTGCACCGTCAGCGCGGCCGTCCCGCGATGA
- a CDS encoding response regulator transcription factor translates to MAADARIGDGPTEDGPTEGRTPIRIVVVDDHPVVRDGLIGVFGRDPGLRVVGEAAGGPEGVAVVERTRPDVVLMDLRMPGGDGVEAIRTLLARGTTARILVLTTYDTDHDILAAIGAGAHGYLLKDAPRDELLRAVHDVAAGRPVLTAAALEALTGRRHTAQLTPRELEVLRVIAAGGTNRSAAEALMVSEATVKTHLVHAYEKLGVSDRAAAVRVGYERGLL, encoded by the coding sequence ATGGCAGCGGATGCGAGGATCGGAGACGGGCCGACCGAGGACGGGCCGACCGAGGGACGTACGCCGATCCGGATCGTGGTGGTCGACGACCACCCGGTGGTCCGCGACGGCCTGATCGGGGTATTCGGCCGGGACCCGGGGCTGCGGGTGGTCGGCGAAGCGGCCGGCGGCCCGGAGGGGGTCGCGGTCGTGGAGCGGACCCGGCCCGACGTGGTGCTGATGGATCTGCGGATGCCCGGCGGCGACGGTGTGGAGGCGATCCGTACTCTCCTCGCCCGGGGCACCACCGCCCGGATCCTGGTGCTGACCACGTACGACACCGACCACGACATCCTCGCCGCGATCGGCGCCGGGGCGCACGGCTACCTGCTCAAGGACGCCCCGCGCGACGAGCTGCTGCGCGCCGTGCACGACGTCGCCGCGGGCCGGCCGGTGCTCACCGCCGCCGCCCTGGAGGCGCTCACCGGACGCCGGCACACGGCGCAGCTGACCCCGCGCGAGCTGGAGGTGCTGCGGGTCATCGCGGCCGGCGGCACGAACCGCAGCGCCGCCGAGGCGCTGATGGTGTCGGAGGCGACGGTGAAGACCCACCTGGTGCACGCGTACGAGAAGCTGGGCGTCTCCGATCGGGCCGCCGCGGTCCGGGTCGGATACGAACGCGGCCTGCTCTGA
- a CDS encoding GNAT family N-acetyltransferase, with protein sequence MELRWAGPEDAALVEEALLGILNADPDRPAVSAERLRSEPTLSRYRVDFSVDGSVPAAGRPGRHSRDEPARRRPFGIIAEVDGHPVGLVWAVFFPADAPGFGFVSAQAPEVQLWVREEFRRHGTGRTLLGSMVLEARARRLPGLSLSVDAFHPAVGLFFEAGFRTVGAGGHSETMLLALR encoded by the coding sequence ATGGAGCTTCGCTGGGCCGGACCCGAGGACGCCGCGCTGGTCGAGGAGGCGTTGCTGGGGATCCTCAATGCGGACCCCGATCGCCCCGCGGTGAGCGCCGAGCGGTTGCGCAGCGAGCCCACCCTGTCGCGCTACCGGGTCGACTTCTCCGTCGACGGCTCGGTGCCGGCCGCCGGCCGTCCCGGGCGTCACAGCCGGGACGAGCCCGCCCGGCGCCGCCCGTTCGGGATCATCGCCGAGGTCGACGGGCACCCGGTCGGACTGGTGTGGGCCGTCTTCTTCCCCGCGGACGCCCCGGGGTTCGGCTTCGTCAGCGCGCAGGCCCCGGAGGTCCAGCTGTGGGTGCGCGAGGAGTTCCGCCGACACGGCACCGGTCGTACGCTGCTGGGTTCGATGGTCCTCGAGGCGCGGGCCCGCCGGCTGCCGGGACTGAGCCTATCGGTCGATGCCTTTCACCCGGCGGTGGGGCTGTTCTTCGAGGCCGGCTTCCGGACGGTCGGCGCCGGTGGTCACTCGGAGACGATGCTGCTCGCCCTGCGCTGA
- a CDS encoding polysaccharide deacetylase family protein, with translation MAVAGAVVAACAPAQGQQTREATAPVPTAVVTPAPTDLRPGTNHSYAADTYAYPAADVHSWLVDGAKAATYPEAKIAFLTFDDGPSTTTTPKDLDILRSEGVPATFFYITGDRVLGKVDPAIPRRALAEGHAICVHSRSHDYHELYPGRRADAEHIVADHDRAIADLRRVFGDGYSAGCYRYPGGHMSWHGMEPADAALASEGVHWIDWNTMTGDAEPPKRAPHTADQAARMVPAGLTAAGDPRVAVVLMHDAEGMTLSTEALRTVIDGLRDKGYRFGVIS, from the coding sequence ATGGCTGTGGCCGGGGCAGTGGTCGCGGCCTGCGCACCGGCCCAGGGCCAGCAGACCCGGGAGGCGACGGCACCGGTCCCGACCGCCGTCGTCACGCCGGCGCCGACCGACCTGCGCCCGGGGACCAACCATTCCTACGCCGCGGACACGTACGCCTACCCGGCGGCCGACGTGCACTCCTGGCTGGTCGACGGGGCGAAGGCGGCGACCTACCCGGAGGCGAAGATCGCCTTCCTCACCTTCGACGACGGGCCGAGCACCACCACGACCCCCAAGGACCTCGACATCCTCAGGTCCGAGGGGGTCCCGGCCACCTTCTTCTACATCACCGGCGACAGGGTGCTGGGCAAGGTCGACCCGGCGATCCCGCGGCGGGCCCTGGCCGAGGGCCACGCCATCTGCGTGCACAGCCGGTCCCACGACTACCACGAGCTCTATCCGGGGCGGCGGGCAGACGCCGAGCACATCGTCGCCGACCACGACCGGGCGATCGCCGACCTGCGCAGGGTCTTCGGCGACGGCTACTCCGCAGGCTGCTACCGCTATCCGGGTGGCCACATGTCGTGGCACGGGATGGAGCCGGCCGACGCCGCGCTGGCGAGCGAGGGCGTGCACTGGATCGACTGGAACACGATGACCGGTGACGCCGAGCCCCCGAAGCGCGCCCCGCACACCGCCGACCAGGCCGCGCGGATGGTGCCGGCGGGGCTGACCGCCGCCGGCGATCCTCGGGTCGCCGTGGTGCTGATGCACGACGCCGAGGGGATGACCCTGTCGACCGAGGCGCTGCGGACCGTGATCGACGGGCTGCGGGACAAGGGCTACCGGTTCGGCGTGATCTCCTGA
- a CDS encoding phosphoribosyltransferase → MSEEHEVLTYPDFGIAVREVAQMIVDDGFTPDIIMCIARGGLPFGGALGYALDIKQITEMNVEFYTGINDRLPAPILLPPSPQPHDLRDLKVLIADDVSDTGTTLRFTQDFLHQYAAETRTAVIYEKPHTRLHADFVWRYTDRWIDFPWSTLPPVTRRGRPEPELTEVELTEVTVIEVDQA, encoded by the coding sequence ATGAGTGAGGAGCACGAGGTCCTGACGTATCCCGATTTCGGCATCGCCGTCCGGGAGGTCGCCCAGATGATCGTCGACGACGGGTTCACCCCCGACATCATCATGTGCATCGCGAGGGGTGGGCTGCCCTTCGGGGGAGCCCTCGGCTACGCCCTGGACATCAAGCAGATCACCGAGATGAACGTCGAGTTCTACACCGGCATCAACGACCGGCTCCCGGCCCCGATCCTGCTCCCGCCCAGCCCCCAGCCGCACGATCTGAGGGACCTGAAGGTCCTCATCGCCGACGACGTCTCCGACACCGGCACCACCCTCAGGTTCACCCAGGACTTCCTGCACCAGTACGCCGCCGAGACGCGTACGGCGGTTATTTACGAGAAACCACACACCCGGCTGCACGCGGACTTCGTCTGGCGCTACACCGACCGCTGGATCGACTTCCCGTGGTCGACGCTGCCGCCGGTCACCCGCCGTGGCCGTCCCGAGCCCGAGCTGACCGAGGTGGAGCTGACCGAGGTGACGGTGATCGAGGTCGACCAGGCCTGA
- a CDS encoding ABC transporter permease encodes MRASTALFTNELRLLGRTPAVVIWTVIIPLTALVVMCAIPAARQPQAPFGGVSVVEAYQPVLVVFAMTLLALQVMPMTLGQYRELGFLRRLRTTPASPRQLLTAVLLLAFAVTIAVGVLMGVYPLFFGLGSATRLAWLVAALVPCSAAFLAVGAMLAAVIPNSRVASGVGAALAAVMWFSAGMWFPRAQFPDWLARIADWTPGGAAATALSQALLGGPFSWQPLVCLLVWTAGCFVVALCTFRWE; translated from the coding sequence ATGAGAGCCAGCACCGCCCTGTTCACCAACGAGTTGCGCCTGCTGGGACGTACGCCGGCCGTCGTGATCTGGACCGTGATCATCCCGCTCACCGCGCTGGTGGTGATGTGCGCGATCCCGGCCGCCCGGCAGCCGCAGGCGCCGTTCGGCGGCGTCAGCGTCGTCGAGGCCTACCAGCCGGTCCTGGTGGTCTTCGCGATGACCTTGCTGGCCCTCCAGGTGATGCCGATGACCCTGGGCCAGTACCGGGAGCTCGGCTTCCTGCGGCGGCTCCGCACCACCCCTGCCTCCCCTCGACAGCTGCTGACCGCGGTGCTGCTCCTCGCCTTCGCCGTCACCATCGCGGTCGGCGTGCTGATGGGGGTCTACCCGCTGTTCTTCGGCCTGGGCAGCGCCACCCGGCTGGCGTGGCTGGTGGCCGCGCTGGTGCCGTGCAGCGCGGCGTTCCTCGCCGTCGGGGCGATGCTTGCGGCGGTCATCCCGAACTCCCGGGTCGCCAGCGGGGTCGGTGCCGCGCTCGCCGCAGTGATGTGGTTCTCCGCCGGGATGTGGTTCCCCCGGGCGCAGTTCCCCGACTGGCTGGCCCGGATCGCCGACTGGACGCCCGGCGGAGCCGCGGCGACCGCGCTGAGCCAGGCGCTGCTGGGCGGACCGTTCAGCTGGCAGCCGCTGGTCTGTCTGCTGGTGTGGACGGCCGGATGCTTCGTCGTCGCACTGTGCACGTTCCGCTGGGAGTGA
- a CDS encoding Re/Si-specific NAD(P)(+) transhydrogenase subunit alpha — MQIGVPRESSPSETRVAATPSTVPQLLKLGYDVVVERGAGDRADFPDSAYTEAGARLGEAPEVWASDVVLACNPPTDAELALMLPGATLVSMLSPALHPEVAERYAQAEISALSLDAVPRISRAQALDVLSSMANIAGYRAVIEAAQAYGGMFTGQVTAAGKVPPARVFVVGAGVAGLAAIGIAGSMGAQVRAFDVRPEVGEQIESMGATFVEVGAVDTKVSTDGYAKEMTADQAELAARMYAEESRNADIIVTTAQIRGKAAPVLLTAEMIAAMKPGSVIVDMAASTGGNTALTRADEKVVTDNGVTIIGWTDLAGRLPRQASQLFGTNLVNLLKLLTPEKDGRLVLDFDDEVVRSMTVTRKGAITWPPPPVKVSAAPTPVVKPAAEVAKPTESPAELARRKRTRNLVSAGLAMVIFFLIGGVSPVAILGHWMVFMLAVFVGFYVISNVTHALHTPLMSETNAISGIIMVGALLQVGSSSLVVTILSWVAILVASINVFGGFLVTNRMLAMFRKG, encoded by the coding sequence GTGCAAATCGGAGTGCCCAGGGAGTCCTCACCATCCGAGACCCGGGTGGCGGCGACCCCGTCAACTGTCCCGCAATTACTCAAGCTCGGCTACGACGTGGTGGTGGAGCGAGGAGCCGGTGACCGCGCCGACTTCCCCGACTCCGCGTACACGGAGGCCGGAGCCCGCCTCGGCGAGGCCCCGGAGGTCTGGGCGTCCGACGTCGTGCTGGCGTGCAACCCACCCACCGACGCGGAACTGGCCCTGATGCTGCCCGGGGCCACCCTGGTGTCGATGCTCTCCCCCGCCCTGCATCCCGAAGTGGCCGAACGGTACGCCCAGGCCGAGATCAGCGCACTGTCGCTCGACGCGGTGCCGCGGATCTCCCGCGCGCAGGCCCTCGACGTGCTGTCCTCGATGGCCAACATCGCCGGCTACCGCGCGGTGATCGAGGCCGCCCAGGCGTACGGCGGCATGTTCACCGGCCAGGTGACCGCGGCCGGCAAGGTGCCGCCGGCGAGGGTGTTCGTGGTCGGTGCCGGCGTCGCCGGTCTGGCCGCGATCGGCATCGCCGGATCCATGGGCGCCCAGGTGCGGGCGTTCGACGTACGTCCCGAGGTCGGCGAGCAGATCGAGTCGATGGGCGCGACCTTCGTCGAGGTCGGCGCGGTCGACACGAAGGTCTCCACCGACGGCTACGCCAAGGAGATGACCGCCGACCAGGCCGAACTCGCCGCCCGGATGTACGCCGAGGAGTCCCGCAACGCCGACATCATCGTCACCACCGCGCAGATCCGGGGCAAGGCCGCCCCGGTCCTGCTGACCGCCGAGATGATCGCCGCGATGAAGCCGGGCAGCGTCATCGTCGACATGGCCGCCTCCACCGGCGGCAACACCGCGCTGACCCGGGCCGACGAGAAGGTGGTCACCGACAACGGCGTGACGATCATCGGCTGGACCGACCTGGCCGGCCGGCTGCCCCGACAAGCCTCGCAGTTGTTCGGCACCAACCTGGTGAACCTGCTGAAGCTGCTCACCCCGGAGAAGGACGGCCGGCTCGTGCTGGACTTCGACGATGAAGTCGTCCGGTCGATGACGGTCACCCGGAAGGGCGCGATCACCTGGCCGCCACCACCGGTGAAGGTCTCCGCCGCCCCCACCCCTGTCGTCAAGCCGGCGGCCGAGGTCGCGAAGCCGACCGAGTCCCCGGCCGAGCTGGCGCGGCGGAAGCGGACCCGCAACCTGGTCTCCGCCGGGCTGGCGATGGTGATCTTCTTCCTCATCGGCGGGGTGTCCCCGGTCGCCATCCTCGGGCACTGGATGGTGTTCATGCTGGCGGTGTTCGTCGGCTTCTACGTCATCTCCAACGTCACGCACGCCCTGCACACGCCACTGATGTCGGAGACGAACGCCATCTCGGGCATCATCATGGTCGGCGCACTGCTCCAGGTCGGCAGCTCCAGCCTGGTCGTGACGATCCTGTCGTGGGTGGCGATCCTGGTCGCGTCCATCAACGTCTTCGGTGGCTTCCTGGTGACCAACCGGATGCTCGCCATGTTCCGGAAGGGCTGA
- a CDS encoding DNA adenine methylase: MIKYLGSKRTLVPVLGRLAEAVGARSALDLFTGTTRVAQEFCRRGAYVTAVDTAAYSEVFARTYVEADAARVDVATVQAAVDELNALPGVDGYVTETYCHRSRYFQPHNGRRIDAIRTAIDRGWAGTPLWPVLVTSLIEAADAVDSTVGLQMAYLKRWAPRSYQDIRLEVPAFTPGTGRAVRGDAVTVAGALPPVDLAYLDPPYNQHRYYTNYHIWETLVRWDEPEVYGVACKRVDCRDQATKSPFNSRRTMASALAAVIGDLRAEVIAVSINDESFVSRAEVEQMCRDRAEHVEVLAYDARRYIGSVIGVYDDKGRKVGRPGARSTTEFIVLAGDRDRLTAIEATAAEGQRRASSIVSE; encoded by the coding sequence GTGATCAAGTACCTCGGGTCCAAGCGCACCCTCGTCCCCGTCCTCGGCCGGCTCGCCGAGGCGGTCGGGGCGCGCTCCGCACTCGACCTCTTCACCGGCACCACCCGAGTGGCACAGGAGTTCTGCCGGCGCGGGGCGTACGTCACCGCGGTGGACACGGCGGCCTACTCCGAGGTGTTCGCCCGGACGTACGTCGAGGCGGATGCCGCCCGGGTCGACGTTGCCACGGTGCAGGCCGCGGTCGACGAGCTGAACGCCCTGCCGGGGGTGGACGGCTACGTGACGGAGACCTACTGCCACCGCTCCCGCTACTTCCAGCCGCACAACGGGCGCCGGATCGACGCGATCCGGACCGCGATCGACCGGGGCTGGGCCGGCACCCCGCTGTGGCCGGTGCTGGTGACCAGCCTGATCGAGGCCGCCGATGCGGTCGACTCGACGGTGGGGCTGCAGATGGCCTACCTGAAGCGGTGGGCGCCGCGCTCCTACCAGGACATCCGGCTCGAGGTGCCGGCCTTCACCCCCGGCACCGGCCGGGCGGTCCGCGGGGACGCCGTCACGGTCGCCGGGGCGTTGCCGCCGGTCGACCTGGCCTACCTCGATCCGCCGTACAACCAGCACCGCTACTACACGAACTACCACATCTGGGAGACGCTGGTCCGCTGGGACGAGCCGGAGGTGTACGGGGTGGCCTGCAAACGGGTCGACTGCCGCGACCAGGCGACCAAGAGCCCGTTCAACAGCCGCCGGACGATGGCCTCGGCACTGGCCGCGGTGATCGGCGACCTGCGCGCGGAGGTGATCGCGGTGTCGATCAACGACGAGTCCTTCGTCAGCCGCGCCGAGGTGGAGCAGATGTGCCGAGACCGGGCCGAGCACGTCGAGGTGCTGGCGTACGACGCCCGACGCTACATCGGGTCGGTGATCGGGGTGTACGACGACAAGGGCCGCAAGGTCGGTCGGCCGGGCGCCCGGTCGACCACGGAGTTCATCGTGCTCGCCGGGGACCGCGACCGGCTCACCGCGATCGAGGCCACCGCGGCCGAGGGTCAGCGCAGGGCGAGCAGCATCGTCTCCGAGTGA